Proteins found in one Streptomyces sp. NBC_00190 genomic segment:
- a CDS encoding FAD-dependent oxidoreductase, giving the protein MVTFVGRQPVPDPASVLVVGAGPVGLTAAHELARRGVRVRLVDAAPGPARTSRAVAVHPRTLETFDQMGVAEPVLASGRHNKAFTMYAGGRRLVRLEADYSSMPTRFPFTVVIEQTRTEELLREACGRLGVTVEWDVRLTGFSQDPGGVRARLEHGDGRAEEYRAAWLVGCDGGHSTVRKELGLPLIGESSETWELADAQVAMDLPPDTIYWVHTGGQALMMVPYQREGHWRLLDTAPVAGPGIASPAQARESAARFSQRLSAGLGREVLVGEPEWSSVFTFQQRMVPAMHQGRVFVAGDAAHVHSPASGQGMNTGIQEAYNLAWKLAMVARGQAGRPLLATYGQERVPVGRKLLGSTRQATFLVQFKNALAGVMLPAVFSVVRGAPPLRRAIQRKVLGGMSGLLLGYPDSPLTSTDGGLRQPAGSRAAAIAAGLPAGPAATALHAELRDPRWTLLYAPDGDEASLAAEAAAGVAGDWLSVRAVGARPGTAPAPLPDPDGLLRDALGLASGGWVLIRPDGYLAASGPELTGRRLERALSVLGPVLLQRSSVGSPAPADTVEATTRVLEGRR; this is encoded by the coding sequence ATGGTGACCTTCGTCGGACGGCAGCCGGTGCCGGACCCGGCCTCGGTGCTCGTCGTGGGCGCGGGCCCCGTCGGCCTGACCGCCGCCCACGAACTGGCCCGCCGCGGAGTGCGCGTACGCCTCGTCGACGCGGCGCCCGGACCCGCCCGCACCAGCCGCGCGGTCGCCGTCCACCCGCGGACCCTCGAGACCTTCGACCAGATGGGAGTGGCCGAACCGGTCCTCGCGAGCGGGCGGCACAACAAGGCCTTCACGATGTACGCCGGCGGGCGGCGCCTGGTGCGGCTGGAGGCCGACTACTCCTCGATGCCCACCCGCTTCCCCTTCACCGTCGTCATCGAGCAGACCCGCACCGAGGAACTGCTGCGCGAGGCTTGCGGCCGGCTCGGCGTCACGGTCGAATGGGACGTGCGGCTGACCGGCTTCAGCCAGGACCCGGGCGGCGTACGGGCCCGCCTGGAGCACGGCGACGGCCGCGCGGAGGAGTACCGGGCGGCCTGGCTGGTCGGCTGCGACGGCGGCCACAGCACCGTGCGCAAGGAGCTCGGGCTGCCGCTGATCGGCGAGTCCAGCGAGACCTGGGAGCTGGCCGACGCCCAGGTGGCCATGGACCTGCCGCCCGACACCATCTACTGGGTGCACACCGGCGGTCAGGCCCTGATGATGGTTCCCTACCAGCGCGAGGGCCACTGGCGGCTGCTCGACACCGCCCCCGTCGCGGGCCCCGGCATCGCGAGCCCCGCCCAGGCGCGCGAGAGCGCCGCCCGCTTCTCGCAGCGGCTCAGCGCGGGACTCGGCCGCGAGGTGCTGGTCGGCGAACCCGAGTGGAGCTCCGTCTTCACCTTCCAGCAGCGCATGGTGCCCGCCATGCACCAGGGCCGGGTCTTCGTGGCGGGCGACGCGGCGCACGTGCACAGCCCGGCCTCCGGCCAGGGCATGAACACCGGCATCCAGGAGGCGTACAACCTCGCCTGGAAGCTCGCCATGGTCGCCCGCGGCCAGGCGGGGCGGCCGCTGCTCGCCACGTACGGGCAGGAGCGGGTGCCCGTCGGCCGCAAGCTGCTCGGCTCCACCCGGCAGGCCACCTTCCTGGTGCAGTTCAAGAACGCGCTGGCCGGGGTGATGCTCCCGGCCGTCTTCTCCGTCGTGCGGGGCGCCCCGCCGCTGCGCCGCGCCATCCAGCGCAAGGTGCTCGGCGGCATGTCCGGGCTGCTGCTGGGCTACCCCGACTCCCCGCTGACCAGCACGGACGGTGGGCTGCGGCAGCCGGCCGGTTCGCGCGCCGCCGCGATCGCGGCCGGCCTGCCCGCGGGCCCTGCCGCGACGGCGCTCCACGCCGAACTGCGCGACCCCCGCTGGACGCTGCTGTACGCGCCCGACGGCGACGAGGCGAGCCTGGCCGCCGAGGCCGCCGCCGGCGTGGCCGGGGACTGGCTCTCGGTCCGGGCCGTCGGCGCCCGCCCGGGCACCGCGCCGGCGCCGCTGCCCGACCCGGACGGACTGCTGCGCGACGCGCTGGGCCTCGCCTCCGGCGGCTGGGTGCTCATCCGCCCCGACGGCTATCTGGCCGCGAGCGGCCCCGAGCTGACCGGGCGACGGCTGGAGCGGGCCCTGTCCGTGCTCGGCCCGGTGCTTCTCCAGCGCTCCTCCGTCGGCTCCCCAGCGCCTGCCGACACGGTCGAGGCAACCACCCGAGTCCTGGAGGGACGACGATGA
- a CDS encoding class I adenylate-forming enzyme family protein, producing the protein MPRFAYPQLPLDGLLRRAAERDPDGCAVRTASAAATFAELDALTDRFAACVTHLAGGPGARIGVAGVLGPEFPAAYYGAMRGGGTAVLVNPLIREAGLVHVFTAAAVEVAFVPSATAEVLTKLRDRLPALRAVVVTDADDGVVPGDCVPLAVALAVPSVAVPAGLTGPGPDLDADACVQFTTGTTGRPRGVRLTHRNLVANAAQTAAAHHLDSRSVTLNHLPLYHTMHLNSAVFAGACQVLCADPDPLASLALAARSGATHYYGLPARLQRLAGMLAGTGPRPEGVPAGPELTAVLSGGTALAPATAHALSSRLGVPVIQGYGMAELSPLSHCQSPGDGGHRGSVGRTVPGTECRIVHLDTRRPMDVYATGEVQVRGPQLMAGYLDGPDGSGAGPDGWFSTGDVGYLNEDGELFLVDRLGDVFKHDNELVSPTAVESVLAEDPRVADCVVVGWPDPVHGAVTWAGIVLRDPTAPGLLDTLDSIVDGANRRLARFEWIRRVEVVDAVPRTPVGKPERRALRQALRGRAAAEAAV; encoded by the coding sequence GTGCCGAGATTCGCGTACCCTCAGCTGCCCCTGGACGGCCTGCTGCGCCGCGCCGCCGAGCGCGACCCGGACGGCTGCGCCGTGCGCACGGCCTCCGCCGCGGCCACCTTCGCGGAACTCGACGCCCTCACCGACCGGTTCGCCGCGTGCGTCACCCACCTCGCCGGCGGCCCCGGAGCCCGGATCGGCGTGGCGGGCGTCCTCGGCCCGGAGTTCCCCGCCGCGTACTACGGAGCCATGCGCGGCGGCGGTACGGCCGTGCTGGTCAACCCGCTGATCAGGGAGGCGGGGCTGGTGCACGTCTTCACGGCCGCCGCCGTCGAGGTCGCCTTCGTGCCGTCGGCCACCGCCGAGGTGCTCACGAAGCTGCGCGACCGGCTGCCGGCGCTGCGCGCGGTCGTGGTGACCGACGCGGACGACGGCGTGGTGCCCGGGGACTGCGTCCCGCTCGCCGTGGCCCTCGCCGTCCCGTCGGTTGCGGTTCCCGCCGGGCTCACCGGGCCCGGCCCCGATCTCGACGCCGACGCCTGCGTCCAGTTCACGACCGGCACCACCGGGCGGCCCCGCGGGGTCCGGCTCACCCACCGCAACCTGGTCGCCAACGCCGCGCAGACGGCCGCCGCCCACCACCTGGACAGCCGCTCCGTCACCCTCAACCACCTGCCGCTCTACCACACCATGCACCTGAACTCGGCCGTGTTCGCGGGCGCCTGCCAGGTCCTGTGCGCCGACCCCGACCCGCTGGCCTCGCTCGCGCTGGCCGCTCGCAGCGGCGCCACGCACTACTACGGGCTGCCCGCCCGGCTGCAACGGCTGGCCGGGATGCTCGCGGGCACCGGCCCACGGCCCGAGGGCGTGCCCGCCGGGCCCGAGCTGACCGCGGTCCTCTCCGGCGGCACCGCGCTCGCCCCCGCCACGGCCCACGCGCTCTCCTCCCGGCTCGGCGTGCCCGTCATCCAGGGCTACGGGATGGCCGAACTCTCCCCGCTCTCGCACTGCCAGAGCCCCGGCGACGGCGGCCACCGCGGCTCGGTCGGCCGGACCGTGCCCGGCACCGAATGCCGCATCGTGCACCTGGACACCCGCCGCCCGATGGACGTGTACGCCACCGGCGAGGTCCAGGTGCGCGGGCCCCAGCTGATGGCCGGCTACCTGGACGGCCCGGACGGCTCCGGGGCCGGCCCGGACGGCTGGTTCTCCACCGGCGACGTCGGCTACCTCAACGAGGACGGCGAACTGTTCCTGGTGGACCGGCTCGGGGACGTCTTCAAGCACGACAACGAACTCGTCTCGCCCACCGCCGTCGAGAGCGTGCTAGCCGAGGACCCGCGGGTGGCCGACTGCGTGGTCGTCGGCTGGCCCGACCCCGTGCATGGGGCCGTCACCTGGGCCGGGATCGTCCTGCGCGACCCCACCGCACCCGGCCTGCTCGACACCCTCGACTCGATCGTGGACGGCGCCAACCGGCGCCTCGCCCGCTTCGAGTGGATCCGCCGCGTCGAGGTCGTCGACGCCGTGCCCCGCACGCCCGTGGGCAAGCCCGAACGGCGCGCCCTGCGCCAGGCCCTGCGCGGCCGCGCGGCCGCCGAAGCCGCCGTCTGA
- a CDS encoding nuclear transport factor 2 family protein: protein MTTPTEATDRSAHEQPEFGVLYAEIQQFYAHQMQLFDSFLAESWAGTFTEEAVFDVPTLPHPVRGRAGLVACVRHNEEAARRTGERLRHWLGMLDVQPRPDGTVHTRAYELVYLTPPGGEPTVHRVCVMEDTLVRRRGHWRTAHRVVSRDDLR from the coding sequence ATGACCACACCCACCGAAGCGACGGACCGGTCCGCCCACGAGCAGCCCGAGTTCGGTGTGCTGTACGCCGAGATCCAGCAGTTCTACGCGCACCAGATGCAGCTCTTCGACTCGTTCCTGGCCGAGTCGTGGGCCGGTACGTTCACCGAGGAGGCCGTCTTCGACGTGCCGACGCTGCCGCACCCGGTGCGCGGGCGGGCCGGGCTGGTCGCCTGCGTGCGGCACAACGAGGAGGCGGCGCGGCGGACCGGCGAGCGGCTGCGGCACTGGCTCGGCATGCTCGACGTACAGCCGCGGCCCGACGGCACGGTGCACACCCGCGCCTACGAGCTGGTGTACTTGACCCCGCCCGGCGGGGAGCCCACGGTGCACCGGGTGTGCGTCATGGAGGACACGCTGGTGCGCCGCCGCGGCCACTGGCGCACCGCCCACCGCGTGGTCTCCCGCGACGACCTGCGTTGA
- a CDS encoding beta-ketoacyl-[acyl-carrier-protein] synthase family protein: MRRAVVTGLGVVAPGGVGVPGFWDLLTSGRTATRALTRFDASGFRSRVAAEADFDELGCGLSLAEALRLDRGAQFAVAGAREALADSGLGGPGGPQGLDPLRCGVTLGSALGCASSLDREFAAAAGRATGCPASQPGRVAERLYDYFVPSSMAAEVARTVGSQGPVSLLSSGCTSGLDAIGHAVDLIREGGADVMVAGGSEAPISPMTLASFDAVRIASHQRNEDPQGAARPFDRTRDGFVLGEGAAMLVVEELEHARRRGAHVYAEIAGFGSRSSAYHMTGLRAGGADLAEAVRAALDEARLDPGAVGHVAAHGSGTRSGDVHETVALKRALGAHAHHVPVSAVASMIGYSLGALGALAVAACLLAVEHGVVPPTANLHEPDPACDLDYTPLTAREQRVRTALTVGSGFGGTHSALVVTRV; the protein is encoded by the coding sequence GTGAGGCGGGCCGTCGTCACCGGCCTGGGCGTGGTCGCGCCGGGCGGGGTCGGTGTGCCGGGCTTCTGGGATCTGCTCACCTCCGGGCGGACCGCCACCCGCGCCCTGACCCGCTTCGACGCCTCCGGGTTCCGCTCCCGGGTCGCCGCCGAGGCCGACTTCGACGAGCTGGGCTGCGGGCTCAGCCTGGCCGAGGCCCTGCGGCTCGACCGCGGTGCCCAGTTCGCGGTGGCGGGGGCCCGGGAGGCTCTGGCCGACAGCGGGCTGGGCGGGCCGGGCGGGCCGCAGGGACTCGACCCGCTGCGCTGCGGGGTCACCCTGGGCAGCGCGCTCGGCTGCGCGAGCTCCCTCGACCGGGAGTTCGCCGCCGCCGCGGGCCGCGCCACCGGCTGCCCTGCGTCGCAGCCGGGGCGGGTGGCGGAGCGGCTGTACGACTACTTCGTGCCCTCCTCCATGGCCGCCGAGGTGGCCCGTACCGTCGGCTCCCAGGGCCCGGTGTCCTTGCTGTCCAGCGGCTGCACCTCGGGCCTGGACGCGATCGGGCACGCCGTCGACCTGATCCGCGAGGGCGGCGCCGACGTGATGGTCGCCGGGGGGAGCGAGGCGCCGATCTCGCCGATGACGCTGGCTTCCTTCGACGCCGTCCGCATCGCCTCCCACCAGCGCAACGAGGATCCGCAGGGCGCCGCCCGGCCCTTCGACCGCACCCGCGACGGGTTCGTCCTGGGCGAGGGCGCGGCCATGCTCGTGGTGGAGGAGCTGGAGCACGCGCGGCGCCGCGGCGCCCACGTGTACGCGGAGATCGCCGGGTTCGGTTCGCGCAGCAGCGCCTACCACATGACCGGGCTGCGGGCCGGCGGCGCCGATCTCGCCGAGGCCGTCCGCGCCGCGCTGGACGAGGCACGCCTGGACCCCGGGGCGGTGGGCCACGTGGCCGCGCACGGCTCGGGGACCCGCAGCGGCGACGTCCACGAGACGGTGGCCCTCAAGCGGGCCCTGGGCGCGCACGCGCACCACGTGCCGGTCAGCGCCGTCGCCTCCATGATCGGGTATTCGCTGGGGGCGCTCGGCGCCCTCGCCGTGGCCGCCTGCCTGCTCGCCGTCGAACACGGCGTGGTGCCGCCGACCGCGAACCTGCACGAGCCCGACCCGGCCTGCGACCTCGACTACACGCCGCTCACCGCGCGCGAGCAGCGCGTGCGGACCGCCCTCACGGTGGGCAGCGGCTTCGGCGGCACGCACAGCGCGCTGGTGGTGACCCGCGTCTGA
- a CDS encoding thioesterase II family protein: MGMGVRVLCFAHAGAGVSAFHRWPRLVGPGVETKAWLLPGRDGRRGEARVTDRDALLADLAPLVETAVRAGEPYVLYGHSLGGMVAYTLARHLHACGLPLPALLAIGALPPPDAPAALATCADLPDAELLQVLDTLDAVPAGTAPGDLWHRSVFPVLRDDLRLAGALRAAAREPGDAGPLPVPVLAVAGREDTLGTPEALAGWARWTTGPFAHRTVPGGHFFVRDKALPRLIGRAARVVERAATPAPAVARGR, translated from the coding sequence ATGGGGATGGGCGTACGGGTGCTGTGCTTCGCACACGCGGGGGCCGGGGTCTCGGCCTTCCACCGCTGGCCGAGGCTGGTCGGGCCGGGAGTGGAGACGAAGGCGTGGCTGCTGCCCGGGCGGGACGGGCGGCGCGGCGAGGCACGGGTGACCGACCGGGACGCCCTCCTGGCGGACCTGGCCCCGCTGGTCGAAACGGCCGTACGGGCGGGGGAGCCGTACGTGCTGTACGGCCACAGCCTCGGCGGCATGGTCGCCTACACCCTGGCCCGGCACCTGCACGCGTGCGGGCTGCCGCTGCCCGCCCTGCTCGCGATCGGGGCCCTGCCGCCGCCCGACGCGCCTGCCGCGCTCGCGACCTGCGCGGACCTGCCCGACGCCGAACTGCTCCAAGTCCTGGACACCCTCGACGCGGTGCCGGCCGGAACCGCCCCCGGTGACCTGTGGCACCGATCCGTCTTCCCCGTCCTGCGTGACGACCTCAGGCTCGCCGGAGCGCTGCGCGCCGCGGCCCGGGAACCCGGGGACGCGGGCCCGCTCCCGGTGCCGGTCCTGGCCGTCGCCGGACGCGAGGACACGCTGGGCACCCCCGAGGCGCTGGCCGGCTGGGCGCGCTGGACCACCGGCCCGTTCGCCCACCGCACCGTCCCGGGCGGGCACTTCTTCGTACGCGACAAGGCCCTGCCCCGGCTGATCGGGCGGGCCGCGCGTGTCGTGGAGCGGGCGGCGACGCCCGCGCCGGCCGTGGCGCGGGGCCGGTGA
- a CDS encoding AfsR/SARP family transcriptional regulator, protein MKIQVLGPLSAEVNGGSIVPTARKPRQILALLALYPGRVMPVPTLMEEIWGTQLPHSALTTLQTYILQLRRRLGTAMGPGAPGNAKELLATRHGGYLLQMPPESVDVHEYEQLVASGQSAFDKGDDETAAVLLRRALGLWQGHALVDVRVGPILEIEVMRLEESRLVTTERRIDVDLRLGRHTELLAELKEMIARHPQHEGLHSQAMVAFYRSGRQATALDIYRRLRARLIEELGVEPSPQLQRLHHAMLAVDPALDVPAGPRRGSTFNLYAA, encoded by the coding sequence ATGAAGATTCAGGTTCTGGGTCCGTTGAGTGCCGAGGTCAACGGGGGCTCGATTGTTCCGACCGCCAGGAAGCCGCGCCAGATCCTGGCGCTGCTCGCGCTCTACCCTGGCCGGGTCATGCCCGTACCGACGCTTATGGAAGAAATATGGGGGACGCAGCTTCCGCACAGCGCGCTGACCACCCTCCAGACGTACATACTTCAACTTCGCCGGCGGCTCGGCACGGCCATGGGTCCGGGGGCCCCGGGAAATGCCAAGGAGCTGCTGGCGACCCGCCACGGGGGCTACCTCCTGCAAATGCCGCCGGAGTCCGTGGACGTCCACGAATACGAGCAGCTGGTCGCGAGCGGCCAGAGTGCCTTCGACAAGGGGGACGACGAGACCGCAGCCGTGCTGCTGCGCCGGGCACTCGGCCTGTGGCAGGGGCACGCGCTGGTCGACGTACGGGTGGGGCCGATCCTGGAGATCGAGGTCATGCGTCTGGAGGAGAGCCGGCTCGTGACCACCGAGCGGCGCATCGACGTGGACCTGCGGCTGGGCCGGCACACCGAACTCCTCGCCGAACTGAAGGAGATGATCGCCCGCCACCCGCAGCACGAGGGGCTGCACTCGCAGGCGATGGTGGCCTTCTACCGCTCGGGCCGCCAGGCCACCGCCCTCGACATCTACCGCAGGCTCCGCGCCCGGCTGATCGAGGAGCTCGGCGTCGAGCCCTCGCCGCAGCTGCAGCGGCTGCACCATGCGATGCTCGCCGTCGACCCGGCCCTGGACGTGCCCGCGGGACCGCGCCGCGGCTCGACCTTCAACCTGTACGCGGCGTAA
- a CDS encoding 4'-phosphopantetheinyl transferase family protein, whose translation MSVSLWFCPEADLAPGLAATLAAHWLDAHEQETATRFHFERDRRRYLVAHTLLRRVLALETGIPEAEADLRRSAHGRPFLRPPAEGLPRGGGALDFSLSRTHAHTLVGVARGHRIGVDVEHTGRGAAALESIAEGFARAERDWIARAPAGPSRTRRALRLWTLRQAYAKARGLGLGPGPAQEEYAFTRADEDGPPVLTVAGDGRPDRWRFLEFEPAAETVAAVAVETGTPAGAGSPAADLRTGFPWGRATPRVLALT comes from the coding sequence GTGAGCGTCAGCCTCTGGTTCTGCCCCGAGGCCGATCTCGCCCCGGGGCTCGCCGCCACCCTCGCCGCGCACTGGCTCGACGCCCACGAGCAGGAGACCGCCACCCGGTTCCACTTCGAACGGGACCGGCGCCGGTACCTCGTGGCGCACACGCTCCTGCGCCGGGTCCTGGCCCTGGAGACCGGAATCCCCGAGGCGGAGGCCGACCTGCGGCGCTCCGCGCACGGACGGCCCTTCCTGCGGCCCCCGGCGGAAGGACTGCCGCGCGGCGGCGGGGCGCTGGACTTCAGCCTGTCCCGCACCCACGCCCACACGCTCGTGGGCGTGGCCCGCGGCCACCGCATCGGCGTGGACGTCGAGCACACGGGCCGCGGCGCGGCCGCCCTGGAGAGCATCGCCGAGGGCTTCGCGCGGGCGGAGCGGGACTGGATCGCCCGCGCGCCCGCCGGGCCTTCGCGCACCCGCCGCGCGCTGCGGCTGTGGACGCTCAGGCAGGCGTACGCGAAAGCGCGCGGCCTCGGCCTCGGCCCGGGCCCGGCCCAGGAGGAGTACGCCTTCACGCGGGCGGACGAAGACGGTCCGCCGGTCCTCACCGTGGCCGGGGACGGCCGGCCGGACCGCTGGCGCTTCCTGGAGTTCGAGCCGGCGGCGGAGACCGTCGCCGCGGTCGCGGTCGAGACCGGCACGCCGGCCGGGGCGGGGTCGCCCGCCGCGGACCTGCGCACCGGATTCCCCTGGGGGCGCGCCACGCCCCGCGTCCTCGCCCTGACCTGA